Proteins from a single region of Sphaerochaeta globosa str. Buddy:
- a CDS encoding phytoene desaturase family protein: MKKAYDVVVVGGGIAGLTAAAYCARAGLSVLLCEKQDRIGGLVHSFSRNGFVYDQGIRAIENSGIVFPMLKQLGIELSWVRSLVTLALAEKKVAVQDTASLDVYQRMLEELFPENVGDIALIMAEIRKITTYMDVLYGIDNPLFLDNYQDLGYVRKTLLPWLFKYLRTIGKIGKLNEPVVSYLGKFTKNQVLIDIISQHFFADTPTFFALSYFGLYCEYQYPMGGTGKLTEALHTYLQHHNVDIRLNCQVTSFDAENRRLLEDISYGTLIWAANLKALYRSVDEKQLSLKANRHKQTLETKHGGDSIFTYYIAVDLPPTYFSALSTPHLFYTPSMVGQSTVDQTALEETCHDKAMIKQYLQAYCAATTYEISIPVLRDSSLAPEGKTALIVSTLASYQLFSKIEKDGWYEEAKLFMQDCMRTVLHSGMYPCLSDHVLEEFSATPLTLSRLTANSEGAITGWAFTEGEVPVVHSLKRITKSVHTEIEHVLQAGQWTFSPSGLPISIMTGKLAAEQAIKAAKRGRL, from the coding sequence ATGAAGAAGGCATATGATGTAGTGGTGGTAGGAGGTGGCATTGCAGGTCTTACTGCAGCCGCTTATTGTGCTCGTGCAGGACTTTCCGTATTACTGTGCGAAAAGCAGGACCGCATAGGCGGGCTTGTCCATTCCTTTAGCAGAAACGGCTTTGTTTATGACCAAGGTATCCGTGCCATTGAGAATTCAGGCATTGTATTTCCCATGCTCAAACAATTGGGCATTGAACTCTCCTGGGTCCGCAGTCTGGTCACCCTCGCACTAGCTGAGAAAAAAGTAGCAGTACAAGACACGGCAAGTCTGGATGTGTACCAACGGATGCTTGAAGAACTATTTCCAGAGAATGTGGGTGATATTGCCCTGATCATGGCTGAAATCAGGAAAATCACAACCTATATGGACGTACTCTACGGTATCGACAACCCGCTGTTTTTGGACAATTATCAGGACCTTGGCTATGTAAGGAAGACTCTGTTGCCCTGGCTGTTCAAATATCTAAGAACCATCGGGAAAATCGGGAAATTGAATGAACCGGTTGTTTCCTATTTAGGCAAGTTCACCAAGAATCAGGTTCTGATCGACATCATCAGCCAGCACTTCTTTGCCGATACACCCACCTTCTTCGCCCTGAGCTATTTTGGCCTATACTGTGAATACCAATATCCAATGGGCGGTACCGGAAAGCTGACAGAAGCTTTGCATACCTACTTGCAGCATCATAATGTTGACATTAGGCTCAATTGCCAAGTCACCTCATTTGATGCAGAAAATCGCAGGCTTCTTGAGGACATCAGCTATGGTACACTCATTTGGGCTGCTAACTTGAAGGCGCTGTATCGCAGTGTGGATGAAAAACAGCTTTCTCTTAAGGCAAACAGACACAAACAAACGTTGGAAACAAAGCATGGTGGGGATTCGATTTTTACCTATTACATAGCTGTAGACCTTCCTCCCACTTACTTCAGTGCACTTTCAACACCGCATCTCTTTTATACTCCCTCGATGGTTGGACAAAGCACCGTAGACCAAACAGCCTTGGAGGAAACCTGTCATGACAAGGCGATGATTAAGCAGTATTTGCAGGCCTATTGTGCTGCCACCACCTACGAAATTTCGATTCCGGTGCTGCGCGATAGTTCGCTTGCCCCCGAAGGTAAAACAGCCTTGATAGTAAGTACCCTTGCCTCCTATCAACTGTTTTCAAAAATTGAAAAGGATGGCTGGTATGAAGAGGCCAAACTCTTCATGCAAGATTGCATGCGTACAGTCTTGCATAGCGGAATGTATCCCTGCCTATCCGACCATGTGCTGGAGGAATTCAGCGCAACTCCGCTCACATTATCCCGATTGACGGCGAACAGCGAGGGAGCCATAACCGGATGGGCCTTCACCGAAGGTGAGGTGCCTGTGGTTCATTCACTGAAGCGGATAACCAAATCAGTACATACTGAAATTGAGCATGTTCTGCAAGCAGGCCAATGGACGTTCAGCCCCTCGGGTTTGCCAATTTCCATTATGACAGGAAAGCTTGCAGCAGAGCAGGCTATTAAAGCAGCAAAAAGAGGGCGACTCTAG
- a CDS encoding NUDIX hydrolase — protein MKRLHPYHGAGIIFWTQTERGERSILMGKRNMRPQNHRWSFPGGGWEPRDGRMRDGKVNYQAAAIRESKEEMGMQVDKPDRLALVWTLHLPYFHYNVFGYYVKTRIKPPFVDEFSEYTWCTLDSLPKPMVVFVPSQVRQLKKVRSPLP, from the coding sequence ATGAAACGATTACACCCCTATCATGGAGCAGGCATTATTTTCTGGACCCAAACTGAACGTGGAGAGCGCTCCATTCTCATGGGAAAGCGCAACATGAGACCACAGAATCATCGCTGGTCGTTTCCTGGTGGAGGTTGGGAACCTAGAGATGGGCGTATGCGTGACGGCAAGGTGAATTACCAGGCTGCCGCAATACGAGAGTCCAAAGAAGAAATGGGAATGCAGGTGGACAAGCCCGATCGCTTGGCTTTAGTTTGGACGCTACACCTACCCTATTTCCACTACAACGTTTTTGGATATTATGTGAAAACGAGAATTAAACCACCCTTTGTGGACGAATTCTCTGAGTATACGTGGTGTACTTTGGATTCACTTCCCAAACCCATGGTGGTGTTTGTGCCGTCGCAGGTACGGCAATTGAAGAAGGTGAGAAGCCCCCTCCCCTAA
- the dnaE gene encoding DNA polymerase III subunit alpha produces the protein METRLALTTSYSLLWGTMQPNRLFDQLKQWNVGKVAITDRDSLCGYPACREEAQRCNIELICAACLTQGSDTLYAFVQSQKGYEKLCLLLTQRAQDPSFSYLPSLLRESDGLVLATTSAVLLHAFAQKNLLVYAAITPSCLKAVQTARHLALPLLACDDALLLEKEDKEVHRILRCMDLHKTVGSLQEEDCAAQCNVLLDPDQWNQAFSCWPEAVDNTNLLQAYDPFPSSLIFPEYPVEDAAKELEARVLKGAEVRYGEVNDAIMERITYELAIIRDKGFAPYFLVMHDIVQMSSRTCGRGSGAASIVSYCLFITNVDPLAYHLYFERFLSPSRLDPPDIDVDFAWDERDGVFAAVFERFGIDHCARVANHNCFRLRGAVRETGRCYGLSDTQITEAEKKLFISGQKDLDDPLWQTICRIATKLEGLPKEISMHCGGLVITPKPVHCYAPLRLSSDGYPLLAWEKEGTEMAGFVKIDLLGNRSLAVIRDTLENLKEEELSIDQRLWHPTEDGPTIAALEKGDSMGVFYIESPAMRQLQKKTGRGDFEHIVIHSSIIRPAANKFIAEYVERLRGKKWEPLHPRLSYILDETYGILCYQEDVSKTAVALAGFNEADADKLRKVIAKKAGGEKLRVYRKQFFDGCKANAVSEQTTQQIWEMMLSFDGYSFCKPHSASYAMVSFQSAYLRVHHPSHFMAAVLSNQGGYYRSQAYISEARRMGINVEGPDINTSRICYHAQGNTLFIGLMAIANLKEQTRMQILAERRKGGLFFDLKDASTRLDLCREDWVSLVESGCCDSLGRQYRRSEQLRILLTNAERTTRSDQLELFAPEKHIPGQTRSLVQVKHTEDELHREFSALGFLRSYHPLLLWSSYLQGLKRVRASELSQYVGRYVNLIGYQITQKQVMTKTGESMSFVSFEDETALYETVLFPDLYQRFYPLLSSLWPLVVFGLVQDDQGALIVEVQHLKKVGS, from the coding sequence ATGGAAACTAGACTCGCCTTGACTACCAGCTATTCCCTGCTCTGGGGCACCATGCAGCCGAATAGGCTTTTCGACCAACTCAAGCAGTGGAATGTAGGCAAAGTAGCCATCACCGACCGGGACAGCCTGTGCGGCTATCCGGCATGTAGGGAAGAAGCACAACGATGCAACATAGAGTTAATCTGTGCTGCCTGCCTGACACAGGGAAGCGACACCCTCTACGCCTTTGTGCAAAGCCAGAAGGGGTATGAGAAACTCTGCCTGCTGCTTACCCAGCGGGCACAAGACCCTTCTTTTTCGTACCTTCCTTCCCTGCTCAGAGAAAGCGACGGCCTAGTTCTTGCCACCACCAGTGCTGTTCTGCTCCATGCCTTTGCCCAAAAGAACCTGTTGGTGTATGCAGCCATAACCCCTTCCTGTCTCAAAGCCGTGCAGACTGCACGCCACCTTGCGCTTCCCCTTCTTGCCTGCGACGATGCACTCTTGTTGGAAAAAGAGGACAAGGAAGTCCATCGCATCCTGCGTTGCATGGATTTGCACAAGACCGTGGGATCACTGCAGGAAGAGGATTGTGCAGCACAATGCAATGTCCTGCTCGATCCTGATCAATGGAATCAGGCTTTTTCCTGCTGGCCTGAGGCGGTGGATAACACAAACCTCCTTCAAGCGTACGACCCCTTCCCCTCTTCTCTCATTTTCCCCGAGTATCCGGTTGAGGATGCGGCAAAGGAGCTGGAAGCACGAGTCCTGAAAGGGGCGGAAGTACGGTATGGGGAAGTAAACGACGCCATTATGGAGCGTATCACCTATGAGCTTGCCATCATCAGGGACAAGGGGTTTGCTCCCTACTTTTTGGTCATGCACGATATTGTACAAATGAGCAGCCGCACCTGTGGTCGCGGTTCGGGTGCCGCCTCCATCGTTTCCTACTGCCTGTTCATTACCAATGTAGACCCTCTGGCCTACCACCTCTACTTTGAACGTTTTCTCTCCCCTTCCCGCCTCGACCCCCCGGATATCGATGTCGATTTTGCCTGGGATGAGCGCGATGGTGTCTTTGCAGCGGTATTCGAACGCTTTGGGATTGACCACTGTGCACGGGTGGCCAATCACAACTGCTTCAGGCTGCGCGGGGCTGTCAGGGAAACCGGCCGTTGCTACGGTCTCAGTGACACACAAATCACCGAGGCCGAGAAGAAGCTGTTCATCAGCGGACAAAAAGACCTCGACGACCCCTTGTGGCAGACTATCTGCCGTATAGCAACAAAGCTTGAAGGCTTACCCAAGGAAATATCCATGCATTGCGGAGGATTGGTCATCACACCTAAACCCGTACACTGTTATGCACCGCTGAGGCTCAGCAGTGATGGGTATCCCTTGCTTGCCTGGGAGAAGGAAGGAACCGAAATGGCAGGGTTTGTCAAAATCGACCTGCTGGGAAACCGCTCCCTTGCCGTCATCCGCGACACCCTGGAAAATCTTAAGGAAGAGGAACTCTCTATTGACCAGCGGCTGTGGCATCCCACTGAGGATGGGCCTACTATCGCAGCCCTAGAAAAAGGGGACTCGATGGGAGTTTTTTACATTGAATCGCCTGCGATGCGGCAGCTGCAGAAAAAGACCGGCCGTGGTGATTTCGAACATATTGTCATCCACTCCTCAATCATCCGTCCTGCGGCGAACAAGTTCATTGCCGAGTATGTTGAGCGCCTCAGGGGAAAAAAGTGGGAACCACTGCATCCAAGGCTCAGCTATATTCTGGATGAGACATACGGCATTCTCTGCTACCAGGAGGACGTATCCAAGACAGCAGTGGCCCTTGCCGGCTTCAATGAAGCCGATGCGGACAAACTGCGCAAAGTCATCGCCAAGAAAGCCGGCGGGGAGAAACTGCGTGTCTACCGCAAGCAGTTCTTCGACGGCTGCAAGGCCAATGCCGTGAGTGAGCAAACAACCCAACAGATCTGGGAAATGATGCTCAGCTTCGACGGCTACTCTTTTTGCAAACCTCACTCAGCCTCCTATGCCATGGTCTCCTTTCAGAGTGCTTACCTCAGGGTTCACCACCCTTCCCATTTCATGGCCGCCGTTTTGTCCAACCAAGGCGGGTACTACCGTAGTCAAGCATATATAAGCGAGGCACGGAGAATGGGAATCAACGTTGAGGGACCCGATATCAATACGAGCAGGATCTGCTACCATGCCCAAGGTAACACCCTGTTCATCGGCCTGATGGCAATCGCAAACCTGAAGGAGCAGACTCGAATGCAGATACTGGCAGAAAGACGGAAAGGAGGATTGTTCTTTGACCTCAAGGACGCTTCCACCCGATTGGACTTGTGCCGTGAGGATTGGGTATCCTTGGTGGAAAGTGGATGCTGCGACAGCCTTGGCCGTCAGTACCGGCGCAGTGAACAATTGAGAATTTTGCTTACCAATGCAGAGCGAACGACACGTTCCGATCAGTTGGAGCTCTTTGCCCCTGAGAAACACATTCCTGGGCAAACACGCTCACTGGTACAGGTCAAACATACCGAGGACGAACTGCACCGAGAGTTTTCCGCTCTTGGTTTTTTGCGCTCCTACCACCCACTACTGCTTTGGTCGTCGTACCTGCAAGGTCTCAAACGTGTCAGGGCATCGGAACTGAGTCAGTATGTCGGACGCTATGTGAATCTAATCGGGTATCAGATCACCCAAAAACAGGTTATGACCAAAACAGGAGAGAGCATGAGCTTTGTTTCCTTCGAGGATGAGACAGCGTTGTATGAAACGGTTCTCTTTCCCGACCTCTATCAACGCTTCTACCCCTTGCTTTCATCGCTGTGGCCTTTGGTGGTTTTTGGGTTAGTTCAGGACGACCAAGGCGCCTTGATCGTGGAAGTCCAGCACCTCAAGAAAGTTGGGAGTTGA
- a CDS encoding DUF3795 domain-containing protein: protein MEHEKGFAYCGLACCLCSENASCPGCRNDGCTGNDWCKHYTCCKEQGFSGCWQCPDFPCDTPMFAKERIRAFATFLQRHPESTLLQVLARNEELGVLYHYEGQLIGDYDSLGDEEAILSYLEHSL from the coding sequence ATGGAACATGAAAAAGGATTTGCCTATTGCGGCCTTGCATGCTGCCTGTGCAGTGAGAATGCATCATGCCCTGGCTGTAGAAATGATGGATGTACCGGCAATGATTGGTGCAAGCACTATACCTGTTGCAAGGAACAGGGCTTTTCCGGTTGTTGGCAATGCCCCGATTTCCCTTGTGATACACCCATGTTTGCAAAAGAGCGGATTCGAGCCTTCGCAACCTTTTTGCAGCGTCATCCTGAGTCTACCTTACTGCAAGTGCTTGCTCGTAATGAAGAGCTGGGAGTGCTCTATCACTACGAAGGTCAGCTTATCGGTGATTACGACTCGCTTGGAGACGAAGAAGCCATACTTTCCTATCTTGAACACTCCTTGTAG
- a CDS encoding deoxyribodipyrimidine photo-lyase translates to MIESQRITLLSSMPVNKAGSFVVYWMQAAQRVRQNEALAFAIEQANALGKPLVVFFGLERSFAGAQERHYRFMLEGLAEVQQQLRLLGIPLWVHGDGIIPGLAKLVPFISVLVTDRAYTRVERQWRKQVASFVSCPFYEVETNVIVPLEAVSDKEEYSAATLRRKIESMIAYFAQIVAIQKPLVDGLSEEPLFACVNLGDTAMVLKALALGKMGGVCPHLVGGEIQAHQKLSQFIESKLSGYAIHRNDPSQQFSSGLSPYLHFGQISAIDIYHAVREIEVEDVPVFLEELIVRRELAYNFVWFNPLYDAYEGLPSWAQKSLAFHEQDRRPILYSFAELEQAQTHDPYWNAAQKELTELGTMHNYLRMYWGKKILEWSPSPKEAFMRALALNNTYQMDGRDPNGYAGVAWCFGKHDRPWAERPIFGNIRYMNDKGLERKFNMSGYLARIEKEIGLNSQLS, encoded by the coding sequence ATGATCGAGTCCCAAAGAATTACCTTGTTGTCTTCTATGCCGGTCAATAAAGCTGGCTCTTTTGTCGTGTACTGGATGCAAGCCGCCCAGCGCGTAAGGCAGAACGAAGCACTTGCATTCGCAATCGAGCAAGCCAATGCATTGGGCAAACCCCTGGTAGTCTTTTTCGGGTTGGAACGAAGCTTTGCCGGTGCACAAGAGCGGCACTATCGGTTCATGCTTGAAGGACTTGCTGAAGTACAGCAGCAACTGCGTTTGCTGGGCATTCCCCTTTGGGTGCATGGTGATGGAATCATACCAGGCCTTGCTAAACTCGTACCCTTTATCAGTGTATTGGTGACCGACCGGGCCTATACCAGAGTCGAGCGGCAGTGGCGCAAACAAGTTGCTTCGTTTGTTTCCTGTCCTTTCTATGAAGTCGAGACCAATGTAATAGTCCCTCTTGAAGCTGTTTCGGACAAAGAGGAATATTCGGCTGCAACGCTCAGGCGCAAGATTGAGAGCATGATCGCATACTTCGCCCAGATTGTTGCAATCCAAAAGCCTCTGGTGGATGGACTGTCTGAGGAACCCCTGTTCGCCTGTGTCAACCTTGGTGACACCGCCATGGTGTTGAAAGCACTTGCTTTAGGCAAGATGGGCGGTGTATGTCCTCACTTGGTCGGGGGAGAAATCCAAGCCCATCAAAAACTTTCCCAGTTCATTGAGTCAAAACTGAGTGGTTACGCAATACACCGTAATGATCCTTCACAGCAATTCAGTTCCGGTCTCAGCCCCTATCTGCACTTTGGACAGATAAGCGCAATCGATATCTACCACGCTGTGAGGGAAATCGAGGTTGAGGACGTCCCCGTCTTTTTGGAGGAACTCATTGTGAGGCGGGAACTCGCCTATAACTTTGTTTGGTTCAATCCCCTGTATGATGCCTATGAGGGGTTGCCCTCCTGGGCACAGAAGAGCCTTGCCTTCCACGAACAGGACAGACGCCCAATTCTGTATTCCTTCGCAGAACTGGAACAGGCTCAAACACACGACCCGTATTGGAATGCAGCCCAGAAGGAACTCACTGAACTGGGTACCATGCACAATTATCTGCGTATGTACTGGGGAAAGAAAATTCTTGAATGGAGCCCTTCCCCCAAGGAAGCCTTCATGCGTGCCTTGGCTCTGAACAACACCTATCAGATGGACGGACGCGATCCCAATGGTTATGCAGGAGTCGCCTGGTGCTTCGGCAAGCATGACCGGCCATGGGCTGAACGCCCGATCTTCGGCAATATCCGCTACATGAACGACAAGGGCTTGGAACGAAAGTTCAACATGAGTGGCTATCTTGCACGCATCGAAAAGGAAATAGGACTCAACTCCCAACTTTCTTGA
- a CDS encoding DeoR/GlpR family DNA-binding transcription regulator, whose protein sequence is MIPYVRQSQIYSYIKMKQIAYIDDLLDLTKVSLPTVRRDLKKLEEEGKIILLNGGGVRLTEEAEHSVVARLEVNSDEKYLICSKAASFIENNEFIYVGPGTTEDYLIGFLAGKNVTVVTNGIYHVSKLLEYKIKTIVIGGQLDHNYGITHGPEVLEEIDRMNFSTCLIGASSVALTGVSSFDRDVSVINRKVISRSQKRILIADSTKFAAFSPHVFAKIEDFNHIITTAKAGIQAKDMPNLIIADTSDLS, encoded by the coding sequence ATGATTCCATACGTCCGCCAAAGTCAGATATATTCGTACATTAAAATGAAACAGATTGCCTATATCGACGACCTGCTGGACTTGACCAAGGTATCACTTCCGACTGTGCGTCGTGACCTCAAGAAACTGGAAGAGGAAGGGAAAATCATTCTGCTCAACGGCGGAGGAGTCAGACTTACCGAGGAGGCGGAACACTCGGTTGTCGCTCGACTTGAAGTGAACTCCGATGAGAAGTATCTGATTTGCAGCAAAGCAGCCTCGTTTATTGAGAACAATGAATTCATCTATGTAGGTCCTGGTACTACCGAGGACTATTTGATCGGCTTTCTTGCTGGAAAGAATGTTACTGTTGTTACCAACGGCATCTACCATGTGTCGAAATTACTGGAGTATAAGATCAAGACCATTGTGATCGGAGGACAGTTGGATCACAACTATGGCATCACCCACGGTCCTGAGGTACTGGAAGAAATCGATCGAATGAATTTTTCCACCTGCCTGATCGGAGCAAGTTCCGTAGCGTTGACAGGGGTCTCCTCATTCGACCGTGATGTATCGGTTATCAACCGTAAGGTTATCAGCCGGTCACAGAAACGCATTCTCATTGCCGATTCCACCAAATTCGCTGCCTTCTCTCCTCATGTGTTTGCCAAGATTGAGGATTTTAATCATATCATCACTACTGCCAAGGCAGGTATTCAAGCCAAGGATATGCCAAACCTTATTATCGCCGATACCTCTGATCTTTCATAG
- a CDS encoding helix-turn-helix domain-containing protein: MDEYQKHAVMRMLAYIEEHLDDPITQRELASVATYSPWHAQRLFKDATGCTPFSYLRSRRLASAAHVLGTSKKSIVDVALEFVFDSHEGFTRAFTKQFGMTPSAFRKALAAYHQKSALTTLSEGETRMETVFVQVVQRPERKAVVKFAHKATHYFAYCEEVGCDVWDTLGSIDGALFEPIGMWMPENLRKLGTSEYLQGVEVPLSFTGPIPEGFDIITLPSCSMMVFQGPPFDEEQFENAINTLWELMKTYDPTLYGYQFADEDGPRFQLAPMGYRGYIEARPVRPVNKA; this comes from the coding sequence ATGGATGAGTATCAGAAGCATGCGGTAATGCGGATGCTGGCCTACATTGAGGAACATCTTGACGATCCCATCACCCAAAGGGAACTGGCCTCGGTTGCAACGTATTCCCCGTGGCATGCACAGCGACTTTTCAAGGATGCCACAGGATGTACTCCCTTCTCGTACCTGCGAAGCAGAAGGCTTGCAAGTGCTGCCCATGTTTTGGGTACGAGTAAGAAGAGTATTGTCGATGTAGCTTTGGAGTTTGTATTTGACTCACATGAAGGATTCACGCGTGCCTTCACCAAGCAGTTCGGTATGACTCCCTCTGCATTCCGCAAAGCTCTCGCTGCCTACCATCAGAAATCGGCTCTTACAACACTCAGTGAAGGAGAAACACGTATGGAAACTGTATTTGTCCAGGTTGTACAGCGACCCGAACGGAAGGCTGTGGTGAAGTTTGCCCATAAGGCAACGCACTACTTTGCATATTGCGAGGAAGTTGGGTGTGACGTTTGGGATACCCTTGGTTCCATCGACGGTGCATTGTTTGAACCGATCGGGATGTGGATGCCCGAGAATCTCAGGAAGTTGGGAACTTCGGAATATCTGCAGGGGGTGGAAGTGCCTCTTTCGTTTACCGGTCCCATTCCTGAAGGCTTTGACATCATCACCTTGCCTTCCTGCTCGATGATGGTATTCCAAGGCCCTCCCTTCGATGAAGAGCAATTCGAGAATGCGATCAATACTCTTTGGGAGTTGATGAAGACCTACGACCCCACCTTGTATGGGTATCAGTTCGCTGACGAGGATGGTCCCCGTTTCCAACTCGCTCCCATGGGATACCGTGGGTATATCGAGGCTCGCCCTGTACGACCGGTAAACAAAGCGTAA
- a CDS encoding ATP-binding protein — protein MLYESESFELKRSVLQDLTFDTAEVEFKNRNIAFTQDKYRALFLRDPAKGLYTNLAFIVSDQCMHSVKIAVFSDISNTIFIDRREFSGSIFKQLNDAYTYIMLNNKTESVITGLLRVDSMEYPPEAIREALLNALIHRDYSFSGSSIININAERMEFISLGGLPHGLTKDDIVNGISLPRNPQLAQVFFRLKHIEAYGTGLRRIFDLYRDCSAKPSIAVTENSFRITLPNMNLAKKRAEHAEEVSDNASNKTIYITDQMHKVLDYLTQNSECNEELLMNLLGIKRTRAYLVAKQMVDMGLLDGIGRGKNKKYIRKNTPNNQGF, from the coding sequence ATGCTGTATGAGAGCGAATCATTTGAACTAAAAAGAAGTGTATTGCAGGATTTGACATTTGATACTGCTGAAGTAGAGTTCAAGAATAGAAATATTGCTTTCACACAAGACAAGTATCGTGCATTGTTTTTACGTGATCCGGCAAAAGGCTTGTACACAAATCTTGCGTTCATTGTATCTGATCAATGTATGCATTCTGTCAAAATAGCAGTATTTAGTGACATCAGTAATACTATTTTTATAGACAGACGTGAATTCAGCGGTTCGATTTTCAAACAACTGAACGATGCGTATACCTATATCATGCTCAATAATAAAACTGAATCTGTAATTACGGGTCTACTCCGTGTTGATAGTATGGAATATCCTCCTGAGGCGATTCGCGAAGCTTTGTTGAATGCACTCATCCATAGGGATTATAGTTTCAGCGGCAGTAGCATCATCAATATCAACGCAGAACGAATGGAGTTTATATCGTTGGGTGGCCTTCCTCATGGATTGACTAAAGATGATATTGTAAATGGTATCTCTCTGCCTAGAAATCCTCAGCTTGCTCAGGTTTTCTTTCGTTTAAAGCATATTGAAGCATATGGGACGGGCCTTCGCAGAATCTTTGACCTCTACCGTGATTGTTCTGCCAAACCATCCATAGCGGTGACAGAGAACTCCTTTCGGATAACATTGCCAAACATGAATCTTGCGAAAAAGCGTGCAGAACATGCTGAAGAAGTATCCGATAACGCATCGAACAAAACAATCTATATTACCGACCAAATGCACAAAGTACTCGATTACTTGACTCAGAACAGCGAATGCAATGAAGAGCTTTTGATGAACTTGCTTGGCATAAAACGAACACGTGCCTATCTGGTTGCCAAGCAGATGGTGGATATGGGGCTGTTGGATGGAATTGGGCGAGGAAAAAATAAGAAGTATATCCGAAAAAATACTCCGAACAACCAGGGTTTTTAA
- a CDS encoding MTAP family purine nucleoside phosphorylase, whose protein sequence is MNKAIIGGTGVGSLPNTSGPYTMRTKYGEVETYRCLIGTEEVLFLPRHGSHHTTPPHAINYRAQMTALKMEGISYAYALATSGSMESSITEGSLVVIEDFLDFTTSRIKTFFDGSDQRVAHTDMSDPYCRTLRDLFVQTAKQQGVGIHTGGVYVCTEGPRFEGKAEIAMLQKMGGTLVGMTGIPEVFLAKELGICYAAIGLISNMACGIRGENLAQIDHGKRVAEAKETAMHIISHIFRSQELTQERCDCSKAVLYL, encoded by the coding sequence ATGAATAAAGCCATTATCGGAGGGACTGGAGTTGGTTCCTTACCCAACACAAGCGGCCCTTATACCATGAGAACAAAGTATGGGGAGGTTGAAACCTATCGTTGCCTGATAGGAACCGAAGAAGTTCTCTTTCTTCCCAGACACGGAAGCCACCATACCACGCCCCCCCATGCCATCAATTACCGGGCCCAAATGACTGCTCTGAAGATGGAAGGCATCAGCTATGCATATGCCCTTGCAACCAGTGGTTCGATGGAGAGCTCAATCACTGAAGGTTCTCTTGTGGTAATCGAGGACTTTCTCGACTTTACGACAAGCCGCATCAAAACATTCTTCGATGGTTCTGACCAAAGGGTAGCCCATACTGATATGAGCGACCCCTATTGCAGAACCCTGCGAGATCTTTTTGTACAGACTGCAAAGCAACAAGGAGTCGGCATACACACCGGCGGAGTCTACGTCTGTACCGAAGGGCCTCGCTTTGAAGGTAAGGCCGAAATTGCCATGTTGCAAAAAATGGGAGGAACGCTCGTCGGCATGACCGGCATTCCCGAGGTTTTTTTGGCCAAGGAGCTTGGCATTTGCTATGCTGCCATCGGTCTGATTTCCAATATGGCTTGTGGAATACGTGGCGAAAACCTTGCACAAATTGACCATGGCAAGCGTGTCGCAGAGGCAAAAGAAACAGCAATGCACATTATTTCACACATATTCCGCTCACAAGAACTCACCCAAGAACGGTGTGACTGCTCCAAGGCAGTTCTTTATTTATAA